From Cygnus atratus isolate AKBS03 ecotype Queensland, Australia chromosome 1, CAtr_DNAZoo_HiC_assembly, whole genome shotgun sequence, the proteins below share one genomic window:
- the MGAT3 gene encoding beta-1,4-mannosyl-glycoprotein 4-beta-N-acetylglucosaminyltransferase isoform X2 yields MAAQESGCGRMKMRRHKLFLTLCMAGLCLISFLHFLKALSYVTFPRDLASLSPNLVSSFFWNNAPVTPQVSPEPGGAELLRTPLYSHSPLLQPLPPSRASEELHKANFVLPEDTTEYFVRTKAGGVCFKPGTKVLEKPPTGGRPEERADGAASGRPARKPLSSQTKRRKWVECMCLPGWHGPSCGVPTVVQYSNLPTKDRLVPRETPRRVINAININHEFDLLDVRFHELGDVVDVFVVCESNFTAYGEPRPLKFREMLLNGSYDYIRHKVLYVFLDHFPAGGRQDGWIADDYLRTFLTRDGVSRLRNLRPDDVFIIDDADEIPARDGVLFLKLYDGWTEPFAFHMRKSLYGFFWKQPGTLEVVSGCTMGMLQAVYATDGIRLRRREYYTMPGFRQYENSTGHILVQWSLGSPLHFAGWHCSWCFTPEGIYFKLVSAQNGDFPRWGDYEDKRDLNYIRELIRTGGWFDGTTQEYPPADPKEHMYAPKYLLKNYQRFHYLLENPYRKAEGAG; encoded by the exons ATGGCTGCCCAGGAGTCGGGCTGTGGCAG GATGAAGATGAGACGCCATAAGCTCTTTCTGACTCTCTGCATGGCTGGTCTCTGCCTCATCTCCTTCTTGCACTTCCTGAAGGCCCTTTCCTATGTCACCTTCCCCCGGGACCTGGCTTCACTTAGTCCCAACCTTGTCTCCAGCTTCTTCTGGAACAATGCCCCTGTCACGCCACAGGTTAGCCCTGAGCCAGGGGGCGCAGAGCTCCTCCGCACACCCCTGTACTCCCACTCGCCcttgctccagcccctgcctcccagcagagccagcgAAGAGCTGCACAAAGCCAACTTTGTGCTGCCGGAAGACACGACAGAATATTTTGTCCGCACCAAAGCCGGCGGCGTCTGCTTTAAACCAGGCACCAAGGTGTTGGAGAAGCCACCCACGGGAGGGCGGCCAGAGGAGCGAGCGGATGGCGCGGCCTCGGGGCGGCCCGCTCGCAAGCCGCTAAGCTCCCAGACCAAGCGGCGCAAGTGGGTGGAGTGTATGTGCTTGCCGGGCTGGCACGGCCCCAGCTGTGGCGTTCCCACCGTGGTCCAGTACTCCAACCTGCCCACCAAGGACCGCCTGGTGCCACGGGAGACCCCCCGGCGGGTCATCAACGCTATCAACATCAACCATGAGTTTGACCTACTGGATGTCCGCTTCCACGAGCTGGGAGACGTGGTGGACGTCTTTGTGGTGTGCGAGTCGAACTTCACGGCCTACGGAGAGCCGCGGCCCCTCAAGTTCCGCGAGATGCTCCTCAATGGCTCCTACGACTACATCCGCCACAAGGTGCTCTACGTCTTCCTGGACCACTTCCCTGCCGGCGGTCGCCAGGACGGCTGGATCGCTGATGATTACCTGCGCACCTTTCTCACCCGGGACGGCGTCTCTCGCCTCCGCAACCTGCGCCCGGACGATGTCTTCATCATCGATGATGCCGATGAGATCCCGGCCCGTGACGGTGTCCTCTTCCTCAAGCTCTATGATGGCTGGACGGAGCCCTTTGCCTTTCACATGCGCAAGTCGCTCTACGGCTTCTTCTGGAAGCAACCAGGCACCTTGGAGGTGGTCTCAGGCTGCACTAtggggatgctgcaggctgTCTACGCTACTGACGGCATCCGTCTGCGGCGCCGCGAATACTACACCATGCCTGGCTTTCGGCAGTATGAGAACAGTACAGGACACATCCTGGTGCAGTGGTCGCTGGGCAGCCCCCTCCACTTTGCTGGCTGGCACTGCTCCTGGTGTTTCACCCCAGAGGGGATCTACTTCAAACTGGTGTCAGCCCAGAATGGGGACTTCCCCCGCTGGGGTGACTATGAGGATAAACGAGACCTCAATTATATCCGGGAGCTGATCCGAACTGGTGGGTGGTTTGATGGTACTACGCAGGAGTATCCCCCTGCTGACCCCAAGGAGCATATGTATGCTCCCAAGTATCTGCTCAAGAACTACCAGCGATTCCACTACTTGTTGGAGAACCCATACCGAAAAGCGGAGGGGGCTGGGTGA
- the MGAT3 gene encoding beta-1,4-mannosyl-glycoprotein 4-beta-N-acetylglucosaminyltransferase isoform X3: MKMRRHKLFLTLCMAGLCLISFLHFLKALSYVTFPRDLASLSPNLVSSFFWNNAPVTPQVSPEPGGAELLRTPLYSHSPLLQPLPPSRASEELHKANFVLPEDTTEYFVRTKAGGVCFKPGTKVLEKPPTGGRPEERADGAASGRPARKPLSSQTKRRKWVECMCLPGWHGPSCGVPTVVQYSNLPTKDRLVPRETPRRVINAININHEFDLLDVRFHELGDVVDVFVVCESNFTAYGEPRPLKFREMLLNGSYDYIRHKVLYVFLDHFPAGGRQDGWIADDYLRTFLTRDGVSRLRNLRPDDVFIIDDADEIPARDGVLFLKLYDGWTEPFAFHMRKSLYGFFWKQPGTLEVVSGCTMGMLQAVYATDGIRLRRREYYTMPGFRQYENSTGHILVQWSLGSPLHFAGWHCSWCFTPEGIYFKLVSAQNGDFPRWGDYEDKRDLNYIRELIRTGGWFDGTTQEYPPADPKEHMYAPKYLLKNYQRFHYLLENPYRKAEGAG; the protein is encoded by the coding sequence ATGAAGATGAGACGCCATAAGCTCTTTCTGACTCTCTGCATGGCTGGTCTCTGCCTCATCTCCTTCTTGCACTTCCTGAAGGCCCTTTCCTATGTCACCTTCCCCCGGGACCTGGCTTCACTTAGTCCCAACCTTGTCTCCAGCTTCTTCTGGAACAATGCCCCTGTCACGCCACAGGTTAGCCCTGAGCCAGGGGGCGCAGAGCTCCTCCGCACACCCCTGTACTCCCACTCGCCcttgctccagcccctgcctcccagcagagccagcgAAGAGCTGCACAAAGCCAACTTTGTGCTGCCGGAAGACACGACAGAATATTTTGTCCGCACCAAAGCCGGCGGCGTCTGCTTTAAACCAGGCACCAAGGTGTTGGAGAAGCCACCCACGGGAGGGCGGCCAGAGGAGCGAGCGGATGGCGCGGCCTCGGGGCGGCCCGCTCGCAAGCCGCTAAGCTCCCAGACCAAGCGGCGCAAGTGGGTGGAGTGTATGTGCTTGCCGGGCTGGCACGGCCCCAGCTGTGGCGTTCCCACCGTGGTCCAGTACTCCAACCTGCCCACCAAGGACCGCCTGGTGCCACGGGAGACCCCCCGGCGGGTCATCAACGCTATCAACATCAACCATGAGTTTGACCTACTGGATGTCCGCTTCCACGAGCTGGGAGACGTGGTGGACGTCTTTGTGGTGTGCGAGTCGAACTTCACGGCCTACGGAGAGCCGCGGCCCCTCAAGTTCCGCGAGATGCTCCTCAATGGCTCCTACGACTACATCCGCCACAAGGTGCTCTACGTCTTCCTGGACCACTTCCCTGCCGGCGGTCGCCAGGACGGCTGGATCGCTGATGATTACCTGCGCACCTTTCTCACCCGGGACGGCGTCTCTCGCCTCCGCAACCTGCGCCCGGACGATGTCTTCATCATCGATGATGCCGATGAGATCCCGGCCCGTGACGGTGTCCTCTTCCTCAAGCTCTATGATGGCTGGACGGAGCCCTTTGCCTTTCACATGCGCAAGTCGCTCTACGGCTTCTTCTGGAAGCAACCAGGCACCTTGGAGGTGGTCTCAGGCTGCACTAtggggatgctgcaggctgTCTACGCTACTGACGGCATCCGTCTGCGGCGCCGCGAATACTACACCATGCCTGGCTTTCGGCAGTATGAGAACAGTACAGGACACATCCTGGTGCAGTGGTCGCTGGGCAGCCCCCTCCACTTTGCTGGCTGGCACTGCTCCTGGTGTTTCACCCCAGAGGGGATCTACTTCAAACTGGTGTCAGCCCAGAATGGGGACTTCCCCCGCTGGGGTGACTATGAGGATAAACGAGACCTCAATTATATCCGGGAGCTGATCCGAACTGGTGGGTGGTTTGATGGTACTACGCAGGAGTATCCCCCTGCTGACCCCAAGGAGCATATGTATGCTCCCAAGTATCTGCTCAAGAACTACCAGCGATTCCACTACTTGTTGGAGAACCCATACCGAAAAGCGGAGGGGGCTGGGTGA
- the MGAT3 gene encoding beta-1,4-mannosyl-glycoprotein 4-beta-N-acetylglucosaminyltransferase isoform X1, whose protein sequence is MQLGACGSWKRMKMRRHKLFLTLCMAGLCLISFLHFLKALSYVTFPRDLASLSPNLVSSFFWNNAPVTPQVSPEPGGAELLRTPLYSHSPLLQPLPPSRASEELHKANFVLPEDTTEYFVRTKAGGVCFKPGTKVLEKPPTGGRPEERADGAASGRPARKPLSSQTKRRKWVECMCLPGWHGPSCGVPTVVQYSNLPTKDRLVPRETPRRVINAININHEFDLLDVRFHELGDVVDVFVVCESNFTAYGEPRPLKFREMLLNGSYDYIRHKVLYVFLDHFPAGGRQDGWIADDYLRTFLTRDGVSRLRNLRPDDVFIIDDADEIPARDGVLFLKLYDGWTEPFAFHMRKSLYGFFWKQPGTLEVVSGCTMGMLQAVYATDGIRLRRREYYTMPGFRQYENSTGHILVQWSLGSPLHFAGWHCSWCFTPEGIYFKLVSAQNGDFPRWGDYEDKRDLNYIRELIRTGGWFDGTTQEYPPADPKEHMYAPKYLLKNYQRFHYLLENPYRKAEGAG, encoded by the exons ATGCAGCTCGGAGCCTGCGGGAGCTGGAAGAG GATGAAGATGAGACGCCATAAGCTCTTTCTGACTCTCTGCATGGCTGGTCTCTGCCTCATCTCCTTCTTGCACTTCCTGAAGGCCCTTTCCTATGTCACCTTCCCCCGGGACCTGGCTTCACTTAGTCCCAACCTTGTCTCCAGCTTCTTCTGGAACAATGCCCCTGTCACGCCACAGGTTAGCCCTGAGCCAGGGGGCGCAGAGCTCCTCCGCACACCCCTGTACTCCCACTCGCCcttgctccagcccctgcctcccagcagagccagcgAAGAGCTGCACAAAGCCAACTTTGTGCTGCCGGAAGACACGACAGAATATTTTGTCCGCACCAAAGCCGGCGGCGTCTGCTTTAAACCAGGCACCAAGGTGTTGGAGAAGCCACCCACGGGAGGGCGGCCAGAGGAGCGAGCGGATGGCGCGGCCTCGGGGCGGCCCGCTCGCAAGCCGCTAAGCTCCCAGACCAAGCGGCGCAAGTGGGTGGAGTGTATGTGCTTGCCGGGCTGGCACGGCCCCAGCTGTGGCGTTCCCACCGTGGTCCAGTACTCCAACCTGCCCACCAAGGACCGCCTGGTGCCACGGGAGACCCCCCGGCGGGTCATCAACGCTATCAACATCAACCATGAGTTTGACCTACTGGATGTCCGCTTCCACGAGCTGGGAGACGTGGTGGACGTCTTTGTGGTGTGCGAGTCGAACTTCACGGCCTACGGAGAGCCGCGGCCCCTCAAGTTCCGCGAGATGCTCCTCAATGGCTCCTACGACTACATCCGCCACAAGGTGCTCTACGTCTTCCTGGACCACTTCCCTGCCGGCGGTCGCCAGGACGGCTGGATCGCTGATGATTACCTGCGCACCTTTCTCACCCGGGACGGCGTCTCTCGCCTCCGCAACCTGCGCCCGGACGATGTCTTCATCATCGATGATGCCGATGAGATCCCGGCCCGTGACGGTGTCCTCTTCCTCAAGCTCTATGATGGCTGGACGGAGCCCTTTGCCTTTCACATGCGCAAGTCGCTCTACGGCTTCTTCTGGAAGCAACCAGGCACCTTGGAGGTGGTCTCAGGCTGCACTAtggggatgctgcaggctgTCTACGCTACTGACGGCATCCGTCTGCGGCGCCGCGAATACTACACCATGCCTGGCTTTCGGCAGTATGAGAACAGTACAGGACACATCCTGGTGCAGTGGTCGCTGGGCAGCCCCCTCCACTTTGCTGGCTGGCACTGCTCCTGGTGTTTCACCCCAGAGGGGATCTACTTCAAACTGGTGTCAGCCCAGAATGGGGACTTCCCCCGCTGGGGTGACTATGAGGATAAACGAGACCTCAATTATATCCGGGAGCTGATCCGAACTGGTGGGTGGTTTGATGGTACTACGCAGGAGTATCCCCCTGCTGACCCCAAGGAGCATATGTATGCTCCCAAGTATCTGCTCAAGAACTACCAGCGATTCCACTACTTGTTGGAGAACCCATACCGAAAAGCGGAGGGGGCTGGGTGA
- the LOC126913158 gene encoding MIEF1 upstream open reading frame protein-like, whose amino-acid sequence MAAWSREAVLSLYRALLRRGRALRYTDRDFYRAAVRSEFRRHRGLQRPEDRERQLEKGQAFLRSGLGGLL is encoded by the coding sequence ATGGCAGCGTGGTCGCGGGAGGCCGTCCTCAGCCTGTACCGGGCTCTGCtgcgccggggccgggcgctgcgctACACCGACCGCGACTTCTACCGGGCCGCCGTCCGCAGCGAGTTCCGCCGCCACCGCGGGCTGCAGCGGCCGGAGGACAGGGAGCGGCAGCTGGAGAAGGGGCAGGCTTTCCTGCGgagcgggctgggggggctgctctAG